Proteins encoded together in one Anguilla anguilla isolate fAngAng1 chromosome 9, fAngAng1.pri, whole genome shotgun sequence window:
- the LOC118236554 gene encoding olfactory receptor 2K2-like, whose translation MKNSTEVTFFILAAYGDLGERKYFYFSFVLLLNLTIIFANLTLILLIFVDRSLHEPMYVFLCNLFFNELYGNASLFPVLLLHILSDTHEISRAFCLLQVFCLYTYGSTELCNFAVMAYDRYLAICHPLHYSIRMTSCKVCSLVVFIWVFSFINFTVILSLQIRLPLCGNIIDKLCCGNYSLVRLSCIDTMLNNIYGLFATVLVLAVPLIPILYSYANIVRICLKSPKEARTKALNTCVPQVISLLNFAVSCFYEIVQNRFDMTYIPKDVRNGFTMYFLTCPQLLNPIMYGLRMTKIRKSLKNRFFPNRALQLPLNKGS comes from the coding sequence ATGAAGAACTCAACTGAGGTAACTTTCTTCATTTTGGCAGCCTATGGGGATCTTGgagaaaggaaatatttttatttcagctttgtGCTTCTTCTGAATCTCACAATTATCTTTGCAAACCTTACACTGATTTTGTTGATATTTGTGGATAGGAGCCTACATGAACccatgtatgtgtttctgtgtaatttattttttaatgaattgtaTGGAAACGCTTCCTTGTTTCCTGtgttattattgcatattttatcaGACACTCATGAAATTTCCAGAGCTTTTTGCCTTTTGCAGGTTTTTTGCTTGTACACATATGGATCAACAGAATTGTGTAATTTTGCTGTTATGGCCTATGACAGGTATTTGGCCATCTGTCATCCACTACATTACAGCATTAGAATGACGTCTTGCAAAGTATGCTCATTAGTTGTGTTCATCTGGGTATTTTCATTCATCAACTTTACAGTTATTCTGTCATTACAAATTCGGTTACCATTGTGTGGGAATATCATAGACAAATTGTGTTGTGGCAACTATTCTTTGGTCAGACTTTCCTGCATAGACACAATGCTAAACAACATTTATGGACTTTTCGCTACGGTTCTTGTGTTAGCTGTCCCTTTGATCCCCATTTTATATTCCTATGCAAATATTGTAAGAATCTGTTTAAAATCACCCAAGGAAGCTCGGACCAAAGCTTTAAACACATGCGTTCCCCAAGTAATATCACTCCTGAACTTTGCGGTTTCCTGCTTTTATGAAATTGTCCAAAATCGATTTGACATGACATACATTCCCAAAGACGTTCGGAATGGTTTTACGATGTACTTCTTGACATGTCCTCAACTTCTCAACCCAATCATGTATGGACTCAGgatgacaaaaataagaaaatctcTTAAAAACAGGTTCTTTCCTAACAGAGCTCTGCAACTGCCCCTAAACAAAGGGTCATAA
- the LOC118236720 gene encoding olfactory receptor 142-like codes for MENSSEVTFFILAAYGDLGKMKYFYFSFVLLLNLTIIFANITLISLIFVDRSLHEPMYVFIGNLFINELYGSTALFPMLLLHTLSDTHKISRAFCVLQVFCLHTYGLIELCNFAVMAYDRYLAICHPLHYSSRMSYCKVYSLVVFIWVFSFIRFTVTLSIQLRLPLCGNIIHKVCCDNYSVVKLSCIDTTVNNIYGLFGTFLSVAVPLIPILYSYAKILRVCFKSPKEAQVKALNTCVPQVILLVNFAVSGAFEVVQNRFDMTHVPQFTRNALTVYLLACPQLLNPIMYGVRLTKIRTALKNRLFPNSCAANTK; via the coding sequence ATGGAGAACTCATCTGAGGTCACCTTCTTCATTTTGGCAGCCTATGGGGAtcttggaaaaatgaaatatttttatttcagctttgtGCTTCTTCTGAATCTCACAATTATTTTTGCAAACATTACCCTTATTTCGTTGATATTTGTGGATAGGAGCCTACATGAACCCATGTATGTGTTCATAGGCAATTTATTTATCAATGAATTGTATGGAAGCACTGCCCTGTTTCCCATGCTATTATTGCATACCTTATCAGACACTCATAAAATTTCCAGAGCTTTTTGTGTTCTGCAGGTTTTTTGCTTGCACACATATGGATTAATCGAGTTGTGTAATTTTGCGGTTATGGCTTATGACAGGTATTTGGCCATCTGTCATCCACTGCATTACAGCAGTAGAATGAGTTATTGCAAAGTATACTCATTAGTTGTATTTATCTGGGTTTTTTCATTTATCAGATTTACAGTAACTCTGTCCATTCAACTACGGTTACCATTGTGTGGGAATATCATCCATAAAGTGTGCTGTGACAATTATTCTGTGGTAAAACTGTCTTGCATAGACACAACTGTAAACAATATTTATGGGCTTTTTGGTACATTTCTGAGTGTAGCTGTCCCTTTGATCCCCATTTTATATTCCTATGCAAAGATTCTAAGAGTCTGTTTTAAATCTCCCAAGGAAGCCCAGGTCAAAGCTTTAAATACATGCGTTCCCCAAGTAATATTACTTGTGAACTTTGCCGTTTCTGGTGCCTTTGAAGTTGTCCAAAACCGATTTGACATGACGCATGTTCCCCAATTCACTCGTAACGCTTTGACGGTGTATCTTTTGGCGTGTCCTCAACTTCTTAATCCGATCATGTATGGAGTCAGGCTGACAAAAATAAGGACAGCTTTGAAAAACAGGCTGTTTCCTAACAGCTGTgcagctaacacaaaataa